ATCACCGCGCATTGTAAACGAAGCAGCCAATCACGCAAGGGGCTGTGCGGATGCGTTCAGCCGCAGCCATTCCGGTTGACCAGTTGCCCGGAATGGTTGATTGACGTATGATCCGCCGTCCGGAACCGTCGTCCGAACCTTTTCCAGCACGAGGTCGCTCCCAATGAAAAAGATCGAAATCATCATGCGTCCCTTCAAGATGGAAAGCGTCAAGGAGGCGCTCCTGGAGTTGGGCATTCACGGCATGACCGTGACCGAAGCCAAGGGCTTCGGCCGGCAGGGCGGACGCAAGGAGCTCTACCGCGGCGCCGAGCACCACGTGGATTTCGTTTCCAAGGTGAAACTCGAGGTGGTGGTGGATGATGAAATGCTCGACGAGGCGCTGGAAACCATCATCAGCACCACCAGAACAGGGCAGGTGGGCGACGGCAAGATATTCATCTATCCGGTTCAGGAGGCCATCCGCATACGCACCGGCGAGCGCGGTTCGGACGCGCTGTAGCGATATCTTTACGGGTATGGCGGGTTGGGCGGCCACGCCGCCGATGGTACAACCTGTCCGGAAATCGCAACGGTCAGCGGGACGCCGAGGAAGGGCCGTTGCTTCGGCATATGTCTAATGCATGAGGCTCCGGAACCCGTCGCGCCAGCTGGCTCTGCTCGCATTGCGCACCCACGATGAGATGCTCCGGCGTTGCGTACAAGCGCGCTACACGACAGCGAAGAAACACCGAAACATCCTGCTCCGGCAGGGAGAAAAGCAGCTCGAAACCGTCGAAATCTCCGGCCATGAACACTCCGGCCGCTTCCGCAGGAAACATGACCTGAACGCCACTGAAGGAGAGGTCTGTAATAGTGCAGGATATGTAGTGGTTCGCCCTGTGCTTTTCGCAGATCTGGGCTACCGCTGTGCGCGTGCATGGAGATCGTGGGAAAAATCGACGCTCGTCTGCACTTTCTTCGTCCGGATTCCCTCCTGTGGGAACATGCTGTCCGGACTGTTCCCGGGCGAGACTCACGATATCGTTGACCCCGAGTCCGTGTCTGGCGGCAAGCATCCTGAGCTCCCGGTGCAAGGCCGGGGCATGCGGTTGTTCGGGCTCACTGGGAGAGGGGGGTTTGCGCGGCATGTGCAATCTCACTATGCGTTAGCTGGCCGGGTCGTTGAAGAAGATATTTTCGCGGAGCCGAGCGACTGGAGACGGTGTGCCGTGAGAGGCTCCAGTAGTAAGCAAAGGCTTGAGGCTGTCGTATGAGCAATATTGCGCAGTGAGTGTAATTCTTGTCGTGACAGAATCCGCAGAACGAAAACTTTTCCATATTACAGGAAAATTCGATCAATGCAAAGGGCAGAGCCTTGGTGCAGGTGGTTTTTCTAGGTCTTGCACCAGGATGCCCGGACATTGCCCGATACGATGGATCAGGACATCCGGAAGCGGGCAGGGATTGACACGGCCCCGGCGTGGGAGCAGTGTGCCTCGGGCATTTTTGCTCAAACTGGTTATCCATTCCAGAATTTATTACTGGGAGCAGAAAATTTTTACATTTTCGCGCCCCAGTTATAAGGACGGCCACGCTCCAGGCGGGGCCACGCGGCGAACGCCGCGGGAGCAAGAAGTTTAAAATTTCTTGCTCCCAGTAATAACTGACCGTTGAAAAGTTCATTGTCGCAGGTTGTAAAGGATTCCGCATGGACGCACGCGCTCTCACCGCTCTTGCCTGCGCTCTTCTGTTCTGGGCGTCCGCGTTCGTGGGCATTCGCGCGGCCCTGCCAGGGTACGATCCAGGGGACCTCGCATTGCTGCGGTTTACAGTGGCGTCTCTGTCGCTGGTGCCTTTCGCGCTGATCCGCAGAATGCGCCCGCCGCGTCTGGCCGACGTGCCGGCCATCTTCCTCCACGGCTTTTTCGGCTTTTTCGTGTACCATGTGAGCCTGAACTACGGCGAACGCACGGTAAGCGCAGCCTCGGCCTGCTTCATGATCGGCGCCATCCCCGTGTTCAGCGCTTTGCTTTCGGCGTTTTTCCTCAAGGAAAAGCTGAGCCGGCAGACGTTGTTGGGCATCGCCGTGTCCATGGCCGGTCTGCTGGTCATCGCCAATGCGGAGGGCCAGGGTTTTTCATTCAACCCGGATGCCTGGTTCGTCATTCTCGCGGCCCTGTCCGAAAGCATCTACTTCGTCTGCATCAAACCGCGGCTCAAACGCGGTCCCTGG
This genomic interval from Oceanidesulfovibrio indonesiensis contains the following:
- a CDS encoding P-II family nitrogen regulator, producing the protein MKKIEIIMRPFKMESVKEALLELGIHGMTVTEAKGFGRQGGRKELYRGAEHHVDFVSKVKLEVVVDDEMLDEALETIISTTRTGQVGDGKIFIYPVQEAIRIRTGERGSDAL
- a CDS encoding PilZ domain-containing protein; translation: MPRKPPSPSEPEQPHAPALHRELRMLAARHGLGVNDIVSLAREQSGQHVPTGGNPDEESADERRFFPRSPCTRTAVAQICEKHRANHYISCTITDLSFSGVQVMFPAEAAGVFMAGDFDGFELLFSLPEQDVSVFLRCRVARLYATPEHLIVGAQCEQSQLARRVPEPHALDICRSNGPSSASR
- a CDS encoding DMT family transporter, whose translation is MDARALTALACALLFWASAFVGIRAALPGYDPGDLALLRFTVASLSLVPFALIRRMRPPRLADVPAIFLHGFFGFFVYHVSLNYGERTVSAASACFMIGAIPVFSALLSAFFLKEKLSRQTLLGIAVSMAGLLVIANAEGQGFSFNPDAWFVILAALSESIYFVCIKPRLKRGPWDDDPRRYDPLSYTTYTLWAGMLLMLIFAPGLPGAVAAAPLSATLSVVYLGIFPGSVAYLCWNYGLSRGDVGKVASSQYLMPGIAMLLGWVWLREMPPALAVAGGILALSGVVVVNTGSLMKRVRAGCTTVSGGKIPESAADK